The DNA segment cgtttttatattttcaaatatcgacaatcaaaattgtcatttttaacattttacgcGCTGATATATTAAGAgtggtttttagggatcttgccgaacattctcaaccactttataattgatgagataagaaaagagaatttttgacgtttttatatttccaaatatcgacaatcaaacttgtcattttcaacattttatgtgcggatatattaagggtggtttttaggagtcttgccaaactttctcactcactctataattagtgaggtaaaaaaagataatttttcacgtttttatattttcaaatctcgacaatcaaacttgtcgttttgaaaattttaggtgtggatatattaagggtggtttttaggagtcttgccgaactttctcattccctctataattaggagacaaaaaaagagaatttttgacgtttttatattttcaaatatcgacaatcaaaattgtcatttttaacattttaggcgcgTATATatcaagggtggtttttagggatcttgccgaacattctcacccactttataattgataagataaaaaaagagaatttttgacgtttttatattttcaaatatcgacattcaaaatgatcatttttacattttaggcGCGGATATATTGAGGGTGCTTTTAAGggatcttgccgaacattctcacccagtctataattagtgagatagaaaatgagaattttttatgtttttatattttcaaatatcgacaatcaaaattgttatttttaacactttaggcgcggatatattaagggtggttttgaggggtcttgccgaactttctcactccctctataattagtgagatacaaaaagagaatttttgacgtttttatatcttcaaatatcgacaatcaaaattgtcatttttaaaattttaggtgcagatatgttaagggtggtttttagggggcTTGCCGAACTCtctcaaccactctataattattgaattaaaaaaagagaatttttgacgtctttatattttcaaatatcgacaatcaaacttgcattaggcaggtctaaatcatgggtgatgtgtaagggtaggtatccccttaaaaaattttttattcgacaattctttccgacagaacatttttttttgtcgttCTAATAGTTTCAATATGCAAGAAAGTGAATATTATAATCTGTAAAACTTATTTGAGAAATTGACATTATAAATATGAACATGCCTAAAACCTGCAACGTGCGAcctattatagaaattaaaactcATGTCTCGATTTTTCGTATAGTGCTGTTTCATTATGTTCCCGAGTATGTCCGAGCAATCTCGAATTTTTCCGAACGCGTTCCGGCGTACGTGTACCTGCGGACGCCAGCAGtagactttttttataattttttagtgaTCTTCAACTATGTACGTAGCTTCAAATcgataattttgtacattttttgttcttttttgaaacattcttaaacaatttataaaaattattattttttaaataaataaaatacgaaaGTTACCtacaaatgtaaacaaaaaattttaattatcggccattccaaaataagataacccaaactgttaaaataaaaatgttaaaaatagcaatatttaacgcttcagatatttaatatatattccatttcttgtgaaacaaacaaaattttgtcaagatatttgtttttaggttatttttcagcaatatttgttCAGGGATTCAAGTGGCCCAAAGTAcgatttttatggtatttttatggACTTGTATTAACTAGTAAAAGTACtggattattaatgtaaaatattcaatgaaatataaaattatttgtctgaTTATTCATATAGAATGCAGAAAAATGGTTTGATTtgcaattccttttttatgaacTTCTAAGATTCTGTATGAATGGTCCCATCcgttaccaaaataatagaaaactttaTCTCATTTCCTTTAGTATGtactaaaatattacaaatttcagaTCCAAAGTTAGTTTGAAGTAATACCCttcatagttaatttaaaaatttgtataatactTGGAGAATAAGAAAAAcgtggtaacggatgggacatctGGCACTTCAAAGCCTAATCGCCTGACCATTACCCAAATGAGGGTACTTAAGAGATTCTAAATTTGCATTGTGAATTCTGCAAAAGAGAagcgaaagaattttcaattactcCAAAGATTTTGTAGTTAAAGTGGTTTATAAATGTTTCAGAACTTGAATGACAGGTATATTCTAAACTATTATAATTCTATCAGATTCTACTTACAGGATTCAATGAACTTCGTacgtattaaattaaatacactaTTCCTAATAGGTTAATCTATTTGCAAAGGGTTTGAAACCTATATAAGAGTACAGCTTAAGTTTACGAATGCCATAACTAGGTTAGTGAGCTGATACAAACTACATAGTTTGTTTTTGCACTCAGTGAAgttctgaaattattattgttcgtcGTTCTGATCTTCTTTCATCCATATTTTGGTAAGTTATAAACACATTTATCAGACTGTGATTTACAATAACGTAAACATATTATCATATCATTTTATGACTAGACTATTTCACTGAAACTTCAAATATAATTTGTGGGCTTTTTTTACAGGTAATGGCACCTGTTCCAAAAAAAGAGCTGATGGCCAAATCGAGAGATATGAAGAGACAGGATCCAGAGAAATGGGATGAGTATCTGAGGAAAAATCGGCAAAGAAATATTATTGCGAGAAGTAAAAAACGTCTAACAATGTGCGAAGAGGAGAAACACGCACACAGAGAAAAGGAAAAACTAAGGAAGAGGGCACAGCGACTGAAGAAGAAAATTTCTACACCTACGATGAAAGCTTCTATCATCACTAAAAAAGAGATACCTACAGCTGTCCTCAAACTTTTGGCAAGGCGATTAAGAAAGCTACTAGTAAACTGCCTACTTGTCCTACTAAGAAGCAAGCAGTTGTTAAGGAATTATTTCTCAGAGTTCTCGAATCAGAAGATCACAATGGCTACAGGACTATGGTGGAAAAAAGCAAAGCAAGTTCAGGGCGGAAAGTGATCAACGTAAATTGGTTGCTGATTTCTACTGTTCGGACGATAAAAGTGGTCAAGCTCCAGGGAAACGTAACTTGAAAACTGTACGAGACGAACAAACAAGAGTTAAACAACGGATACCCATTAGGCACCTGTTGATGACGGTGACCGAAgctcattttgaatttaagaaggTACATCCTAAGGTAAACGTGTCATTATGAGCTTTTTATTCATGGAGGCCGAAGTATATCCTGCTGTCAAAGCAGATGCCGCATAATGTGTGAGTGTGTAAagttcatttgaatttttcttttctcattGATTCCGTACATTCTTGTGTAAAAGATTTCGCTGGAAATTCTAAAAGTTTATTGGCAATCATTTGTTGTGATCAGAAAAACGAAAACTGCATGTTTAACCATTGTAAAAATTTTACGTATgatgtaagaaaaatttttcctgaaaatttgtatactaGAGTTAGTGTCAATCTAAAGAAATGGGAAAATATAAATGGATTTTTACAAGTGACAGAAACAAAGTTTCAATTAGACCATATATTATCAGAAATAATAAAGAACTTGCAGCTTTTAAAAAGCAttcctatgttaaaaatattcagtCGGAATGTTTTGAAACTTGTAAAAATCGACAGGATGAATGTGAAGCTTTTATCCAGGTTGATTTCGCCGAAAATGCCACTATCACAGCTCAAAATCAGATACAAAGTGCATATTGGAAACAGCGGCAAGTAACGATTTTTACTCGTTGTATTTGGAGTCATGGGAAAGTTAAATCTGTAGCTATCGTAAGTGACAATTTAGATCATTCTAAATATGCAGTTTGGACATTTTTGAAACTTATCGGGgcatttatcaaaaaagaatttccacTTGTTAAACGTCTGATTATTTTTTCTGACAATGCTGCTAGTCAATTCAGAAGTAGNNNNNNNNNNNNNNNNNNNNNNNNNNNNNNNNNNNNNNNNNNNNNNNNNNNNNNNNNNNNNNNNNNNNNNNNNNNNNNNNNNNNNNNNNNNNNNNNNNNNTTATCGTATTGTTGTTGGCCAAACTTCGAAATCAACGCTGCATGAACTCACAATTTTCCCTTGTGAACCCGAAATAGATTTTAAGCACCTTACAAAAGATATGCGTTTAAAATACAGCGATGTGTATTCCGAAAGTGATTCTgaagatcaaataaaaaagtagtgtaatattaatattaattttatagatatagATTCTGACAAGAATATTCGTAAAATAAACGTTATAaccctgattttttttataataaaatgtattttttcattatttaaaactttgGTAACTTATTTACATCCTACTCCTTTCAATTCTTAGTTCTTATTGAATACATATTATGTGTAAAGCCTGCAAACTAACTTCCTGATCGTACGCGTCCCATCCGTTACCTTGctatgtcccatccgttacctaaaacaagaattttatacaaaattctatttCACATATTTTCAAACTTGACATATGTAAAAAGAAAACGTCAACAGACAAATCCATTACAAGAAAGTTGGTGTCATAACCATTCTCAATTCGCAGAGTTCTGATTGAAAGCAACAGTAAGCCTGAAACTGAGTCCCGTACGAGTCCCATCCGTTACCGTATTTTTCGTTGTATAAAATGGAAATTATTCactttaattgaattttagaatCTTTACAGTTTCAAGTTCGTGCATCTTTGTACAGATAGCCTAGCTTAAAGAAGATATAGTTCttttaaataaggatttttcaagtttttatgcgTATGAATGTCCCATCCGTTACTTTGGAATGGCCGTTATCTGGAAATCTGTCAAAacctttgaatatttaaaaaaatgttattttaaatattttaaaaatgaccaaaattgccttaaaatatcacagattcttttttgacaattttggatatcttttaaaaactttttcaatattcttcttAAATTAACTTGTCAAAATAAAAGGTGCTCTTTAGTTTTCCTAGCAATCGTAAGaactttttcttattcttattaaaCCTTTCAGAATTCCTAAAGggattctaaatttgttgttccAAACCtgagaaaatttacatttttttctaattaattaaaatcatttcaagatttatattaattttgaatcttttcaaaacttctcttaaaagaaaaacatctcttgaaattattcgattttttacactttcatcataatgagaaggtttGGTCTtaagtaaaatttcactttgacggttttaatcaaatttctacgttttgagaccacctgagtaaaaaaaaacgatgttTACAAAGCTGTCtctctgtctgtagtctgtatccCTTAAGCAGGATAACTTGCGAAAAATGGATCAGATTGCATTCtactttggcatacttttttaaagccttaaaagaaagaacgagatctaaactagctattttggatgaaaattcaaaaagtgggcgtatttttaaaatgtttgaaaacatatttttttcaagatttaaaaattctatgcattatatgaaaaaaaataaagagaagaaaaacgtggATTTCTGAGAaatctacaagattattataagaacttttttaattttgtcgaaaagtaaaaatttccaaatttgatcgtatgaaaaattaagaaaaatccaaaaattccattttgtggtcaaactatgcaagatacgaaaaaaaataaactaaaattgcgcgacctgaaaatatctacaaatttgttattagccacttttcgataggacgaacaaaagttgttcacccaaaaagatctataaatttgttatcaatcatttttGGATCGAGCGAATATattctctttcaaaaataaaaaataagattaaaaacgaaaaaattagatttttggaaaaaggatacaagagacaagaaaaattaaaagaccaaagttatttaaccaaaaaatatctacaagtttgttataaaatctggttataaaaatataataaaataaaaatatatactttttggaaaaagaaaacaaGATACAATAACCTTTTATTGAACAACATATgttccaatactaatgcatattatgactggtaataatataaatttgttaaaatgataTACATGTTTCAGGgtgactaagaataaaatttaatgcaaaataagaaacaaataataaattaatcattaaaaaaaagatttgtactttattatgcaatatctgaataaacagccccaggcagaggtacagaaataaatataatatacattatacatttgatataatagagttgagcataatgtagaaaagtttgcatttgcgacgaaatcgagtgcgaagcatgagatacgtgatgagaatgtgttcgttaaagtcgaaggagttttaacaaaaaaaaaaattcacaatcacgaaaTGACAGCTATCGATGCTTTGGCCTCTAATTTTTATAAGGCTTGCGCAAAAATCTGGGGTAAATtcagagaccgagcgcgtagcgcgcggTGAACACATCATCAAGCGCGATGCGCGAGAACCAAGAGTGGCGCGCCctagtttataaattataaatttatcaaaacatccagcaatgaatttcaaaactatcaaatttggaaattaggccctatgcaaatttatttataaattccaagctCATCAAGTCACCCGACTTATATATAATAGtgcaaatttttcaatgttttcttaaattttcaataacttccgagatattcaacatttttaaatgttcttgggGTCATTTTGAACAtgtaatcatgaagtttctatataatttccccaaaatatatatttatttaactttcattctgatttgcctacagataagatattttaaaatttatccaagttttttattgcaacttcaagttcttgcaatttgaaaagacattttttactatttatactcgtaagctgctACGATACGGTgaagaaaatcttcaaaatgagcccaagaacattgaaaaatgttgactatttcggaagttattgaaaattttaaaaaacattgaaattgacACTATTTtcgcaatatctacttaaaaactagagaaattggcttcaccctgggcttattttaaacagaatttcgaaaacaatcaactttttgaagagaaattttttagatccggtataattaaaatatagagaatttattcagtcataaaaaagaggtggctCAAAACTTTTGCACGCCACTGTATATATGCGTTTCAGGATTGGGCTTAGTGTCCACACTTAAGTGTGTCAGTAGTGTGTTGTTTACCTCTGCCCTGTTTACCCCCAGATCtgcgaaaatatactttttcgagggaaatgtttcagacaaaagtttcaaggTTTTGGACTCTGAATGGTGATCTTGAAGCTGGctttggcgttgaccttcaaggttatttcaaggtcatgtgacccgatgtcCTTCGAGGTCATTCGAGGATCGTGTAAACTCTAGCAAGGTCTATACGGCTGAAatgaaacccctatttttgacaccttAAAGGCCAACGCCAAGGTCTGCTTCAAagtcaccattcagatcctcgttcAAAACTctaaaacttttgtttgaaacatttctctcgaaaacgcatatattcgctgatcagccgtctagaccttgtttgagtttatatGACCTtggaatgacctcgaaggtcaCGAGTCACATGACCTTGACGCATTGattttgaaataaccttgaaggtcaacgccaagttcagcttcaaggtcaccattcagattcTCGTCCAagactttgaaacttttttctgaaacatttctctcgaaaacgcaGTTTCGCTGATAGCAGGGGGGTCCCGATGACCTGACCAATTCACCCAGTACTGCACCAGCACTGGTCCGTCAAGATTTGGCTGGATGTTGGCAAgaccactggctcagtactgGCTAGTTGTAAGTAACGGCTCAATGCAGTCATTTCTCATTGAGTATCGAGCACAAAGTGCGAGATCCAACTGGTACGTgccctgggcgcgctcaaattaatacttttttttaaagatcttccTCAACACTGCATATTAATGTAAGTTTCAATGATGctacattcaaataaaaattgttatattcccTACAATTTGAGGAATTGAGTGATTCCCACTAAATTTAGGCAATCGTTCCAAAACTTATGTTCGATTTGGCATGTAgatcagtggtcggcaaactagTGACGCGCGGCAGCCCTAGCTGCCACGACGGGTCCAGTCACAATCTCGTGACAGTACCTGCTGCCGCCAAGAAGGTCCAACCCGCTATGGACACTTCCATTACTAAGCAGTTCGAGTAAcggggattaaaattcaaaagaaaaaattctcaatttcaaaattagctttcTGAAACCTCGAcattcaaaatctgtgaattcttGCGATCAAAAGGAATCTAAAAAACATCTTGAAATACTAAAAAACAATGCATTATAACACTTTTGGTTTTAAATAGAGATGTCATTATATTCCatcaaatcattgatttttaacttcttaagtacaagtttagatgtatttaatcgcaaaaaagtcACAGATTTCGAATTCCAGACTTATAAATCTCtaatatgagaatttaaaacaaaattcatttgtaactttttattcacattgaGTATCCCGTCTAACAATGAACCCCTGCCGAGGAAAACCAAACCCACCTCAGGAAAAACGTAGCGTTGACGAATAAAGAGCGGcaggcaaaaaaattttttgggtcAAACCTGCCCTTACCTGAAAAGAGGGCGAAAAGTTTACCGACCACTGATGTAGATCaagcaaattttctaaaaattcttgaagCGTTACTGTGTGATCAGAAAGATATTTTGAcctaaaatattcgataaactagcaagatattttgaataattttacacatttttcagaGAAAGGTTTAAtaatgttaaagtcatctcaaatatttgtaataaataattattgagttattgatctgaaaggtttgacatgtgtaaataaagtctaatccttcagatagttgaaattggaaagaaaaaaagtttttgattaatcagttaAGAGTAGTATACTAGCAGTTTACTATTCAGCACAGTACAGTTCAGTTtccgctaccaccttcattttagtcttgcggttctgggcTGGTAGCTTGGAAGGAAATCCACAatggcgcgacgtgccgcctctcgcgcaacagaaatgacgcgtcgagtgattaagacagcagtccacacgtaacaaaGCCTAATTAACAAGAGCAGAGACTACAGTGACTGAAATGGCgattccttcagagcgaagctcttccattgctaaAGTCGAACagaacttgttttttttattattattccacaaattttgggcgATGTTAGCtacaaaaattcttgaatttttaatttaataatgtttaaatctgtagtaaaatttaccaatttttaatactCCAATAAATTTTAGGGACATTTCCGTGAATAATTAGTATTTTCACAAACCTTTTAggtaatattccacaaattttgcgGAATTTCCCATATTTTAAGTTGGGGAAAATTCAATATCTCACAAGGATGTTTGGTGAAGTTTCCTCActaaaatttagagaaaattccCCAAAATCTGTGGAAATTAGCGGCAAGACAATTTTAGGGGAAATTccccaagaaattttttacagtgtaacaTGATGAGAATTTAAGATTTCGATTAAAACTAAAGAC comes from the Belonocnema kinseyi isolate 2016_QV_RU_SX_M_011 chromosome 6, B_treatae_v1, whole genome shotgun sequence genome and includes:
- the LOC117175159 gene encoding uncharacterized protein LOC117175159; amino-acid sequence: MAPVPKKELMAKSRDMKRQDPEKWDEYLRKNRQRNIIARSKKRLTMCEEEKHAHREKEKLRKRAQRLKKKISTPTMKASIITKKEIPTAVLKLLARRLRKLLVNCLLVLLRSKQLLRNYFSEFSNQKITMATGLWWKKAKQVQGGK